The following coding sequences lie in one Candidatus Neomarinimicrobiota bacterium genomic window:
- a CDS encoding AI-2E family transporter: MKTSAKDPILRFYHLLLILLALGFLYIIWPYISGIVFLLVFAFLFTTILLPIVDWLEGRMKSRALAVMSTVVTLLAVISLFLFSFIVQLSQEARTIALDLDQEQLVQGLQQLREAVVDASPTFVQGFIQEYMGGGTDGGFGAAEISRYVNTVIEKLSQLTGAIGSFLFFAIMLLLFTIIILYEYHNFKRTLVKFIPNKYLELGIRLVRNIEKQVSSYLHGQLLAASSVAAMSVIGLFLLNLLVDANLSLIVFIGVIAGLANLIPLVGPFVGMVPAVLIAIMNHLGTDGGPAGHLLVVIISIVVMFFIVQQIDNNLVTPKLVGQSVGMHPIVVIMALLIGANLMGPLGMLVAVPAAGTIKVITSEIMWAVRNAHLL, from the coding sequence GTGAAGACCTCAGCCAAGGACCCCATCTTGCGGTTCTACCACCTTCTTCTCATTCTGCTCGCCCTGGGATTTCTCTATATTATCTGGCCTTACATATCCGGAATCGTTTTTCTGCTGGTTTTTGCGTTCCTCTTCACGACTATCCTGCTTCCCATCGTTGATTGGCTTGAAGGAAGAATGAAAAGCCGTGCCCTGGCTGTTATGTCCACGGTTGTGACACTTCTCGCAGTGATTTCCCTTTTCCTCTTCAGTTTCATTGTCCAACTCTCACAGGAAGCACGAACCATCGCTCTAGATCTTGATCAGGAACAACTCGTTCAAGGACTTCAACAGCTCAGGGAGGCCGTGGTGGACGCATCACCCACCTTTGTCCAGGGCTTTATTCAGGAATACATGGGAGGAGGAACAGACGGAGGCTTTGGGGCGGCAGAAATCAGCCGCTACGTCAATACCGTGATTGAAAAGCTCTCCCAACTGACTGGAGCAATCGGTTCGTTCCTCTTCTTTGCCATTATGCTTCTCCTTTTTACCATCATCATTCTATATGAATACCACAACTTCAAGCGAACCCTCGTGAAGTTTATCCCCAACAAATATCTGGAACTGGGAATCCGGCTCGTTCGAAATATTGAAAAACAGGTCAGCAGCTACCTCCACGGCCAACTTCTTGCCGCGTCAAGTGTGGCCGCCATGTCTGTCATCGGACTGTTTCTTCTCAATCTGCTGGTGGATGCGAATCTTTCGCTCATCGTATTCATAGGCGTCATCGCCGGTCTCGCGAATTTGATTCCACTCGTTGGGCCCTTTGTTGGGATGGTTCCCGCCGTTCTCATTGCCATCATGAACCATCTGGGAACGGACGGCGGACCAGCAGGGCACCTCCTCGTAGTCATCATCTCCATCGTCGTCATGTTTTTCATCGTTCAACAGATTGATAACAATCTTGTTACACCGAAACTTGTGGGTCAAAGTGTGGGTATGCACCCCATTGTGGTCATCATGGCCCTACTCATAGGAGCGAACCTCATGGGACCATTGGGTATGCTTGTGGCCGTACCGGCGGCGGGAACCATCAAGGTAATCACCAGCGAGATCATGTGGGCGGTGAGGAACGCCCATCTTCTCTAG
- a CDS encoding asparagine synthetase B, translating into MDLAQKDHLKAYGIAYWVLKQDVNVEWLLNYRGGSFLLDHLPSILRECRIRGVTTEEVSGEQVVSIYGEIDASNMEVVLLEKAPRIAIYTPPNKQPWDDAVTLALSYAEVDYETLWDEEVLLGRLETYDWLHLHHEDFTGQYGKFFRNFHNATWYMEQQRQFEAMATQLGFPTVPEEKKAAARKIKGYVAGGGFLFSMCSATDSYDIALAAEGVDIVETLIDGTPADPEAQQKLDYSKCLVFENFGIIPDPFVYEFSDIDLPPSDRPTFRGPEADYFTLFSFSAKYDPVPTMLTQNHLDVIKGFMGQTTGFRRDLIKKHVLIMGEVEGGDQVKYVHTNYGRGSVTFFGGHDPEDYQHFVGDPPTDLSLHRNSPGYRLILNNILFPAARKKERKT; encoded by the coding sequence ATGGATCTCGCTCAAAAGGATCATCTGAAGGCTTACGGTATCGCCTACTGGGTCTTGAAACAGGACGTGAACGTGGAATGGCTCCTCAACTATAGAGGCGGTTCCTTCCTGCTGGATCATCTTCCATCCATTCTCAGGGAATGCCGAATAAGAGGCGTCACCACAGAGGAAGTTTCAGGTGAACAGGTGGTCTCCATTTATGGCGAAATCGACGCCAGTAATATGGAAGTTGTCCTGCTTGAGAAAGCTCCCCGGATTGCCATTTATACGCCTCCCAACAAACAGCCGTGGGACGATGCAGTTACCCTTGCCCTTTCCTATGCCGAAGTGGACTATGAGACTCTATGGGATGAAGAAGTTCTTCTGGGACGGCTTGAGACTTACGACTGGCTACATTTACACCATGAAGATTTTACCGGCCAGTATGGGAAGTTCTTCCGAAACTTTCACAACGCAACATGGTACATGGAACAGCAGAGACAATTCGAAGCCATGGCGACACAGTTGGGATTTCCCACCGTGCCGGAAGAAAAAAAGGCCGCGGCAAGAAAAATCAAAGGCTACGTTGCCGGTGGTGGCTTTCTCTTTTCCATGTGCTCCGCCACCGATTCCTATGACATCGCGCTGGCGGCAGAGGGAGTCGATATTGTTGAAACATTGATCGACGGTACACCTGCCGACCCTGAGGCGCAGCAGAAGCTCGATTATTCCAAATGCTTGGTGTTTGAGAACTTTGGAATTATTCCCGATCCTTTCGTGTACGAATTCTCCGATATTGACCTCCCTCCCAGCGACCGTCCCACGTTCAGAGGACCGGAAGCCGACTACTTCACCCTGTTCAGCTTTTCGGCCAAATACGATCCGGTGCCCACCATGCTGACTCAAAACCACCTTGACGTCATCAAGGGCTTCATGGGTCAGACCACCGGATTCCGCCGAGATCTTATCAAGAAACACGTGCTCATCATGGGCGAAGTGGAAGGTGGTGATCAGGTAAAATATGTTCACACAAACTATGGCCGGGGCAGCGTTACGTTTTTTGGGGGTCATGATCCCGAGGACTATCAACATTTCGTCGGTGATCCCCCCACGGATCTTTCCCTCCACCGAAACTCCCCGGGCTATCGTCTGATATTGAACAATATCCTATTTCCAGCCGCTCGTAAGAAAGAGCGAAAAACATAA
- a CDS encoding cyclic nucleotide-binding domain-containing protein, with protein MKSAVWENIFRGRSGKESREVLAMKHVPIFENLEAKELLEIEKLVHLRAYKPDEYVFRKNAPGEGLYIILQGKIDILVESENGEENLMASLKEGDFFGDLSLLDREPRSASAISRDHSELLGFFRPDLTDILKRKPDLGAKILFNVARIIGERLRKTNELLEEAQSKV; from the coding sequence GTGAAGAGCGCAGTTTGGGAAAATATCTTCCGGGGCAGATCCGGGAAAGAGAGCAGAGAAGTCCTGGCCATGAAACACGTGCCTATTTTCGAAAATCTCGAGGCAAAAGAACTCCTTGAAATTGAAAAACTCGTCCACCTGAGAGCATACAAGCCTGACGAATACGTGTTCCGGAAGAACGCTCCCGGCGAAGGACTATACATCATTCTCCAGGGCAAGATCGATATCCTTGTTGAGAGTGAAAACGGAGAAGAGAACCTCATGGCCTCCCTGAAAGAAGGCGACTTCTTCGGAGATCTGTCACTGCTTGACAGGGAACCTCGCTCCGCGAGTGCCATTTCAAGAGATCACTCCGAACTCCTGGGTTTCTTCCGCCCGGACCTGACGGACATATTGAAGCGAAAACCGGACCTGGGAGCCAAAATCCTGTTCAACGTTGCGAGAATCATCGGTGAGAGACTGAGAAAAACAAACGAACTCCTCGAAGAAGCGCAGTCCAAAGTTTAA
- a CDS encoding glycerate kinase, with product MALARPEDRSQLELLFRTGVEAVDAGTSTARFLKTDSGFLEIGGFKISRPNLKKIWILGGGKATAAMAKVAEEFFLEEMPQAFAGGVIVVKEGHGLPLEHVRCREASHPVPNSQGEKGAIELLKQVAGTEPDDLILFLLSGGASALLPLPAKGIPLASKMSMTRTLLECGADIHEINALRKHCSRIKGGKLVRAAPGAVWVTLAISDVPGDSPETIGSGPTVGDPTTLNDCWSIVRKYGIERKLSPEILEHLQRESSETPKPGDELFSRTYYQVMARNKDAVNAAVKKAIGLNYPTVPESRFLSDDISQVTEFWKKLKERCDREMKKPFAAIVGGEPTVEVKGPGKGGRNMELALRLAGMLPGKFSFLSAGTDGTDGPTDAAGAFVDETTIPRARKMGMEWHEYLERNDSYPFFEKIGDLFVTGPTGTNVMDLQMLLVRQ from the coding sequence GTGGCGCTGGCCCGTCCAGAAGATCGCAGTCAGCTCGAACTACTTTTTCGAACCGGCGTCGAAGCCGTCGACGCTGGGACCTCCACCGCACGCTTTCTGAAGACGGATTCCGGCTTCCTCGAGATCGGTGGATTCAAAATCTCCCGGCCTAACCTCAAAAAGATCTGGATTCTTGGCGGTGGCAAAGCCACCGCGGCCATGGCAAAAGTGGCGGAAGAATTTTTCCTGGAAGAGATGCCACAGGCCTTTGCCGGGGGAGTAATCGTGGTAAAAGAGGGACACGGCCTTCCTCTTGAGCATGTTCGCTGCCGGGAGGCAAGCCATCCCGTTCCCAATAGCCAGGGTGAAAAGGGTGCCATTGAGCTTCTCAAACAGGTGGCCGGAACCGAGCCGGATGATCTCATTCTCTTTCTCCTGTCTGGAGGAGCCTCCGCCCTGCTACCCTTACCGGCAAAGGGTATCCCCCTTGCCAGTAAGATGTCCATGACCCGCACACTTCTGGAATGTGGGGCCGACATCCACGAAATCAATGCCCTGCGAAAACACTGCTCCAGGATCAAAGGGGGGAAACTGGTCCGGGCTGCTCCCGGAGCCGTATGGGTCACCCTGGCTATCTCGGACGTACCCGGCGATTCACCGGAAACTATCGGATCGGGTCCCACTGTGGGAGACCCTACGACTCTTAATGACTGTTGGTCCATTGTCAGAAAATATGGCATTGAACGAAAACTGTCCCCGGAGATACTGGAACATCTGCAGCGGGAAAGTTCGGAAACCCCCAAGCCCGGTGATGAACTGTTTTCTCGAACGTACTACCAGGTTATGGCCAGAAACAAGGACGCGGTAAACGCTGCAGTAAAGAAAGCAATCGGTCTGAACTACCCGACCGTCCCGGAATCACGCTTCCTGTCAGATGACATATCTCAGGTCACCGAATTCTGGAAAAAACTGAAAGAGAGATGTGACAGGGAGATGAAAAAGCCCTTCGCAGCGATCGTTGGAGGAGAACCGACGGTGGAGGTCAAAGGTCCAGGAAAGGGAGGACGGAACATGGAACTGGCCTTGAGACTGGCCGGGATGCTGCCGGGGAAGTTCTCCTTCCTCTCTGCAGGAACGGACGGGACCGACGGTCCCACGGATGCGGCGGGGGCTTTTGTGGATGAAACGACCATTCCCAGGGCCAGGAAAATGGGAATGGAGTGGCATGAGTATCTCGAACGAAATGATTCATACCCATTCTTTGAAAAAATAGGAGACCTTTTCGTAACGGGTCCCACCGGGACAAATGTCATGGACCTTCAAATGCTCCTGGTACGGCAATAG
- a CDS encoding peptidoglycan DD-metalloendopeptidase family protein: MDSNAKLILFLLLAVPPVLTPQIEDIDEDIQFHSRELDLIRNEIRDFQRRIRETSAREKSTLDKLEEIDEEISLVRNLLYRLKKEEKSKRETVVQMESEIEEKQRQYGDLKKRYARRVTNVYKKGRLSDIEILLDSDSWRQAIYRSKYLKIISDYDKTLGREIRETLQDISGKRASLNRELTDMEKIDREKSVRKKWLENRRRMRNRELAQLKRNRQEFSNAINERQKAARELESIITELERDKEKEARLAELERMRREEQLVGRVDFSLLKGKLPWPVKGKIVSHFGSHRNPTLKTVTENTGIDIKGPAGRQVRAVYDGIVTTVTYIRGYGNTVIIDHGDGFYTVYTHVTDVEVGENDYIKARDVIAHVGDSGSFDGAKLHFEIWGNRKKLDPEQWLRKS, from the coding sequence GTGGATTCAAACGCGAAACTCATCCTTTTCCTGTTGCTGGCAGTTCCCCCCGTATTGACTCCCCAGATCGAGGACATCGACGAAGATATCCAATTTCATTCCCGGGAATTGGATCTGATAAGGAACGAAATTCGTGACTTCCAGAGGCGCATCAGGGAGACATCGGCCAGAGAGAAGAGCACTCTCGACAAGTTAGAAGAAATCGACGAAGAGATCTCTCTGGTGAGGAATTTGCTTTACCGCCTGAAAAAGGAGGAAAAGTCGAAGCGGGAGACTGTTGTTCAGATGGAATCCGAGATTGAGGAGAAACAGCGCCAGTATGGGGATCTCAAGAAGCGGTACGCCCGGCGAGTGACCAATGTCTACAAGAAAGGTCGTTTGTCGGACATTGAGATTCTCCTGGATTCCGACTCGTGGCGTCAGGCCATCTACCGGTCGAAATACTTGAAGATCATTTCCGATTACGATAAAACCCTGGGCCGTGAGATAAGAGAAACGCTTCAGGATATTTCCGGCAAAAGGGCCTCTCTTAATAGAGAGCTTACGGATATGGAGAAAATCGACCGGGAAAAATCGGTTCGCAAGAAGTGGCTGGAGAATAGAAGAAGAATGAGAAACCGTGAGTTGGCACAATTGAAAAGGAACCGCCAGGAGTTTTCCAATGCTATCAATGAGAGGCAGAAAGCAGCCCGGGAATTAGAGTCGATCATCACCGAACTCGAGCGCGATAAGGAGAAGGAGGCACGCCTGGCTGAGCTCGAACGGATGAGGCGCGAAGAACAGCTCGTTGGGAGAGTCGACTTCTCCTTGCTGAAAGGGAAACTGCCATGGCCCGTGAAAGGGAAGATCGTATCGCACTTCGGGAGCCACCGAAACCCGACATTGAAAACCGTGACGGAAAACACTGGAATCGATATTAAGGGCCCTGCTGGCAGACAGGTTCGGGCCGTATACGATGGCATTGTCACCACGGTTACTTACATCCGGGGTTACGGAAACACCGTTATCATCGATCATGGAGACGGCTTTTACACGGTATATACTCATGTCACGGACGTGGAAGTGGGGGAGAACGATTATATAAAAGCCCGTGACGTAATTGCCCATGTGGGGGATTCCGGGTCCTTTGATGGTGCAAAGCTTCATTTCGAAATCTGGGGCAATCGGAAGAAACTGGATCCTGAACAATGGCTGAGGAAGTCCTAG
- a CDS encoding D-glycerate dehydrogenase, translated as MSREIHDVFVTRTIPLDGIRVLEDECDYRIWSGPEDGSPDQATILEEVRNCRVLLSLLTEKIDRPILEANESLLGVANYAVGFDNIEIETATSLGIPVTNTPGILTETTADLAWVLLMAVARRIPEAHNYTMAGKYNIWSPSLLLGEDIGPGPRNEPKTLGIVGYGRIGRGVHRRATGFSMRVLAYDPWAKDTVLQSEGVEYADFPHLLEQSDFVTLHCNLTQETHHLIGRKELERMKNTAYLVNTSRGPVIDEKALVWALKNNKIAGAGLDVYEEEPKLAEGLAELRNVVLLPHVASASRATRGEMAIVAARNALALLRKERAPNTVNPDVYDTEAFRKRIG; from the coding sequence ATGTCTCGTGAGATCCACGACGTATTCGTAACTCGGACAATCCCTCTTGACGGAATTCGTGTTCTTGAGGATGAATGTGATTACAGGATTTGGTCAGGACCTGAGGACGGAAGTCCGGACCAGGCCACGATCCTGGAAGAAGTGAGGAATTGCCGGGTACTTCTGTCGCTCCTTACTGAAAAGATCGACCGTCCCATTCTCGAGGCGAATGAAAGTCTCCTGGGTGTGGCAAACTACGCTGTCGGTTTCGACAATATCGAAATAGAGACAGCCACATCCCTGGGAATTCCGGTGACGAATACACCGGGAATATTGACCGAGACGACAGCGGATCTTGCCTGGGTTCTCCTAATGGCGGTTGCCCGTCGAATTCCCGAGGCTCACAACTACACAATGGCAGGAAAATACAATATCTGGAGTCCCAGTCTTCTTCTGGGCGAGGACATTGGTCCGGGTCCCAGGAACGAACCCAAGACCCTGGGAATTGTAGGCTACGGCAGAATCGGTCGGGGAGTCCACCGTCGGGCAACAGGATTCAGCATGCGCGTCCTCGCCTATGATCCCTGGGCGAAGGATACCGTCCTTCAGTCAGAAGGGGTAGAATATGCCGACTTTCCCCACCTCCTCGAACAGAGTGACTTTGTCACGCTCCACTGCAATCTTACCCAGGAAACTCACCATCTGATTGGAAGGAAAGAACTGGAAAGAATGAAGAACACAGCCTACCTGGTCAACACGTCCCGTGGACCTGTGATCGATGAGAAAGCGCTGGTCTGGGCCTTGAAAAACAACAAAATTGCCGGGGCGGGCCTGGACGTCTATGAGGAAGAGCCGAAATTGGCGGAAGGACTTGCCGAACTCCGGAATGTTGTCTTACTTCCCCATGTGGCGAGTGCAAGCAGAGCCACCAGGGGTGAAATGGCAATCGTGGCTGCTCGCAATGCCCTCGCACTCTTGCGAAAGGAGCGCGCCCCCAATACTGTGAATCCAGACGTTTACGACACGGAAGCCTTCCGGAAACGGATCGGGTAG
- a CDS encoding tetratricopeptide repeat protein, which translates to MKTDSLLPVLVWLMAGTAVAQQVVPPLIPDERRAFNRAIRLERLKQFQAAEEIYRALLERNPRNSRAYLQLKTLYRKLERHSELERLILNRLKVLPHDLQSHAELGELYFDRGENEKASEYWEDILVRNPRSQVAYRVLMQTFLRHQLYEKLDDLILRGRKAFNDPSLFSSDLGLIYRRNHNWEKSVHEYVTFAVYHPKQIQTVSSQLLRMSDDEESIPIIEAKLVERIPESEDVVRNLYCDFLFKMGRYGDAFDQHLALGTERDRDLDRWLRFANNLRKESQLSLALNAFSTVLRNIPQGAHHRKLTGQALYGLALTYESQILPTETVPSLGEYFPNNFFFESDFPGVHTIHAQPLEETFTLYDSILVSLPSSTFSPQAHYRLGEIKYRITEDYDGALESFRSAYAMSKDADLKRSASFRIGDVLMAKGQFPEALDYVHGQLKATGSPVEKNRYLLKKCQVLFLSGELDSTLFHLNRLISLLDITDDQLNDALELRGFIEENYVRPGETARQAFQTYLAGERLLRQSKVAEAQNVFKEIEELYRDAPISDEAIYRHAEIDLLLGNHESAVSTFAFLKGSPLGDRATVMIGEIYERYLEDKEEAIRWYYAVLEEHPGSMLAEPVRYRIREIEKAALD; encoded by the coding sequence GTGAAAACAGATAGTCTCTTACCTGTTTTGGTGTGGCTGATGGCAGGAACGGCTGTCGCTCAGCAGGTTGTTCCGCCTCTCATCCCTGATGAACGGAGAGCATTCAACAGAGCCATAAGACTGGAAAGACTGAAGCAATTCCAGGCGGCTGAAGAAATCTACCGTGCACTGCTGGAAAGGAATCCCAGGAATTCCCGGGCATATCTCCAGCTCAAGACCCTCTACAGGAAACTCGAGAGACACTCGGAATTGGAAAGACTGATCCTGAACCGTCTCAAGGTCCTTCCTCATGATCTTCAGAGCCATGCTGAATTGGGAGAACTCTACTTCGACCGGGGAGAAAATGAAAAAGCCTCGGAATACTGGGAAGATATCCTGGTCCGGAATCCCCGTTCCCAGGTGGCGTACCGGGTCCTGATGCAAACGTTTCTGCGCCATCAACTGTATGAAAAGCTCGATGACCTGATTCTCCGGGGCCGGAAGGCTTTCAATGATCCATCCCTGTTCTCGTCCGATCTTGGTCTCATATACAGAAGGAACCACAACTGGGAGAAATCAGTCCACGAATATGTGACCTTTGCTGTATACCACCCAAAACAGATTCAAACCGTTTCATCACAACTCCTGAGAATGTCAGACGATGAGGAGAGCATACCGATCATAGAGGCAAAACTCGTGGAACGGATTCCCGAAAGTGAGGATGTCGTTCGGAACCTCTACTGTGACTTTCTTTTCAAAATGGGAAGATATGGCGACGCTTTTGACCAGCATCTCGCCCTGGGAACGGAGAGGGATAGGGATCTTGACAGGTGGCTTCGCTTTGCCAATAACCTGAGGAAAGAAAGTCAGTTGTCTCTGGCACTGAATGCCTTCTCCACTGTTCTCAGGAATATTCCGCAAGGAGCTCACCACCGCAAGTTGACCGGCCAGGCTCTGTACGGACTGGCTCTTACCTACGAGAGCCAGATTCTTCCAACAGAAACGGTTCCTTCCCTCGGAGAATACTTCCCCAACAATTTCTTCTTCGAAAGCGACTTTCCTGGCGTTCATACAATCCACGCTCAGCCCCTGGAAGAGACGTTCACCCTCTACGATTCTATCCTGGTCTCGCTCCCATCAAGCACGTTTTCACCACAGGCACATTATCGCCTGGGGGAGATCAAATACCGCATTACCGAGGACTACGACGGTGCTCTTGAATCCTTCCGTTCGGCGTACGCGATGTCAAAAGACGCCGATCTCAAGCGCAGTGCCAGCTTTAGAATCGGAGACGTTCTTATGGCCAAAGGGCAGTTCCCGGAAGCTCTCGACTATGTCCACGGGCAACTGAAAGCCACCGGCTCCCCCGTTGAGAAGAACAGATACCTTCTTAAGAAATGCCAGGTTCTTTTCCTGTCGGGCGAGCTCGATTCCACCCTGTTTCACCTCAACAGGTTGATATCACTCCTGGACATCACGGATGATCAGCTTAATGATGCACTGGAGCTTCGAGGCTTCATTGAGGAAAACTACGTCCGGCCCGGAGAAACTGCCAGGCAGGCCTTTCAGACCTATCTTGCGGGGGAGCGTTTACTGAGGCAGTCCAAAGTCGCTGAAGCGCAGAATGTTTTCAAAGAGATCGAGGAACTCTATCGCGACGCGCCAATCTCTGATGAAGCCATCTACCGCCATGCCGAGATCGACCTGTTGCTGGGAAACCATGAGAGTGCCGTATCAACCTTTGCCTTCTTGAAGGGTTCTCCACTTGGTGATCGAGCCACTGTCATGATCGGTGAGATCTATGAACGGTACCTTGAGGATAAAGAGGAGGCGATCAGGTGGTATTACGCCGTCCTCGAAGAACACCCCGGGAGTATGCTGGCTGAGCCGGTGAGGTACCGGATCCGGGAAATCGAGAAGGCAGCGTTGGATTGA
- a CDS encoding DUF4159 domain-containing protein, translating into MNTFRHVSFVVIISVAVGLSQQTDNGLTICRVKYPGGGDWYSDPSSLPNLLNFISEKTNVIVSDREARATLEDDEIFNYPYLYLTGHGNVRFSEKEISRLRTYLLGGGFLHADDNYGMDKSFRREMEHVFPDRAWVELPFDHPIYHIYFDFPNGLPKIHEHDGKPPSGLGLFNGKRLMVFYTNETDLGDGWEDPEVHKDPQEKRMAALRMGVNIFLYALSQ; encoded by the coding sequence ATGAACACGTTCAGGCATGTGTCGTTCGTCGTAATCATTTCTGTGGCGGTGGGATTGTCTCAGCAGACGGACAACGGACTTACCATTTGCCGCGTGAAGTATCCCGGCGGTGGCGACTGGTACAGCGACCCGAGTTCACTGCCCAATCTCCTCAATTTCATTTCAGAGAAAACGAATGTCATTGTGAGTGATAGGGAAGCGAGGGCCACGCTGGAGGATGATGAGATCTTCAATTATCCATATTTATACTTGACGGGCCACGGCAATGTCAGGTTCTCAGAAAAGGAGATCAGCCGGTTACGGACCTATCTTCTCGGAGGTGGATTCCTTCACGCCGACGACAATTATGGAATGGATAAATCATTCAGGCGTGAAATGGAACATGTATTCCCGGATAGGGCGTGGGTTGAGCTCCCCTTTGATCATCCTATCTATCACATTTATTTTGACTTTCCCAATGGTCTTCCTAAGATTCATGAGCACGATGGGAAGCCCCCGTCAGGACTGGGACTCTTCAATGGCAAACGACTTATGGTGTTTTATACAAACGAAACGGACCTGGGAGACGGATGGGAAGACCCGGAAGTACACAAGGATCCCCAGGAAAAGAGGATGGCCGCCCTGAGGATGGGAGTCAACATATTCCTGTATGCCCTCAGTCAGTAG